The Nitrospira sp. KM1 genome includes a window with the following:
- a CDS encoding TonB-dependent receptor, whose amino-acid sequence MKTLRNKKINHPAAHRLAWLMAAGAMLHYSASAPEAIWAKDPNTEDPFDRKGMGRPDRWGRDPNNPNRRDDPWRQLDLSREGSVTNSKQRLFAQLSDKEKPITFDIAPQSLTTALDQFGEQANVQFAYASEDIKSVETGGVTGTHTREDALALLLDKTGVQYRVTGPNTITLEKRNGAGAAGVGAALALGAMTAGAAGAANAQSEGGSSVAPVNGTTSKPVKVPEVVVKETRVRPVVDQPDGYKADVSSEAVLRFPAPIQELPQSVSVVTKDSIRERRAVTQNQALEAVAGFSKTPQYGGNQGDDYVIRGFFTNNRVPGSSRDNGLVAFNNYVADPTLYERMEVIKGPASFTSGLVAAGGFVNRLLKAPENGNFVVAEAGAGSYGHYRTTLDANGVLPTIPELSGRFVFTQNQDPEFFQNSGNQRFSFLPSVRWTTKNDFTLTVTGNVQHLRGKGYFGTPTTTQGQIPAGIQDSLLGSDNQFKLDYHSLHVEAEKKFAQGFRLKVKGQYSEDKTTIKYAYGYQAGGIAPDGNFSIYGVGVNYRRESFAGEVNLTKDFSFFGNLSSVAAGTDYSTSTKNSKGDFTSLGTGNIANPQVNAPFPPGFLNPPTFSIQDIRINQTGAFVQGLLRPFAGTTLMAALRQNWLTQQDGSTNNGGPGNPKGLNDSKLTPQIGLSQRLIEGLNIYALYGQSFQANIAATQDGSLLGPVTGQTIEFGSKWEALGQRIRLTAALFRTDLDNIATPDPSNPLFVIGGQSQRNQGFEFEARGALLPELQVNLAYTFLDTEITKSTIPTAVGTQAYNSPKHTVSAFGSYDFSKLLTNGLKLGAVVYYRTQVIGFSPQDAYEGYTRADVFAIYTPLKWISLQLNLNNVFNGRYVEGPFSYTGYNHFGPPRHVIGMLRMTF is encoded by the coding sequence ATGAAGACGCTCAGGAACAAAAAGATTAACCACCCTGCAGCGCACAGGTTAGCCTGGCTCATGGCCGCCGGCGCCATGCTGCACTACAGCGCATCTGCACCGGAAGCCATTTGGGCAAAAGATCCTAACACTGAAGATCCATTTGATAGGAAAGGAATGGGAAGGCCAGATCGGTGGGGCAGGGACCCTAATAATCCCAATCGTCGGGATGATCCGTGGCGGCAGCTTGATCTGTCTCGCGAAGGGTCGGTCACGAATTCCAAGCAGCGACTGTTCGCTCAACTCTCCGACAAAGAAAAGCCGATCACCTTCGACATAGCCCCTCAATCATTGACCACCGCATTGGATCAATTCGGCGAGCAGGCCAACGTGCAATTCGCTTACGCGTCGGAAGACATCAAGAGCGTGGAAACGGGCGGTGTGACCGGTACACATACGAGGGAAGACGCGCTGGCGTTACTGTTGGATAAGACGGGGGTCCAATATCGCGTGACTGGGCCCAATACGATCACGTTGGAGAAACGCAATGGCGCTGGTGCCGCTGGTGTTGGAGCAGCACTCGCGCTGGGCGCCATGACAGCAGGTGCGGCTGGAGCAGCGAATGCTCAAAGCGAAGGGGGATCCTCCGTTGCCCCGGTCAATGGCACAACATCGAAGCCCGTGAAAGTTCCGGAGGTCGTCGTTAAGGAAACTAGAGTGCGGCCGGTGGTTGATCAGCCCGACGGCTACAAGGCCGACGTGTCGTCGGAAGCGGTTCTTCGCTTTCCCGCGCCCATTCAAGAGCTACCGCAATCTGTGAGTGTTGTAACGAAAGACAGTATTCGAGAGCGGCGAGCCGTTACGCAAAATCAAGCGCTGGAGGCAGTCGCAGGGTTTTCGAAAACCCCTCAGTATGGCGGAAACCAGGGAGACGATTATGTTATTCGCGGGTTTTTCACGAACAACCGCGTACCAGGTTCGAGTCGAGACAATGGCCTCGTGGCGTTCAACAACTACGTCGCAGACCCAACGCTCTATGAGCGAATGGAAGTCATTAAGGGCCCCGCTTCTTTCACCAGCGGCCTCGTCGCCGCGGGCGGTTTCGTTAACAGGCTATTGAAGGCCCCAGAAAATGGAAACTTCGTCGTCGCCGAGGCAGGTGCAGGATCATATGGACATTACCGGACGACGCTGGATGCTAACGGTGTCCTGCCAACTATTCCGGAACTGTCCGGCCGTTTCGTCTTCACCCAAAACCAGGATCCTGAATTTTTTCAGAATAGCGGCAATCAGCGATTTTCGTTCCTGCCCTCAGTCCGCTGGACCACGAAAAATGATTTCACTTTAACCGTGACCGGCAATGTGCAGCACTTGAGAGGGAAGGGCTACTTTGGTACTCCGACCACGACGCAAGGACAAATTCCGGCTGGAATCCAGGACAGTTTGCTGGGATCCGACAACCAGTTCAAGCTCGACTATCATAGCCTGCATGTGGAGGCGGAAAAGAAGTTTGCGCAGGGCTTTCGGCTGAAAGTGAAGGGTCAATATAGTGAAGATAAAACGACTATTAAGTATGCCTATGGGTATCAGGCCGGTGGCATCGCTCCTGACGGTAACTTTTCAATTTACGGTGTTGGCGTGAACTATCGTCGGGAATCCTTCGCCGGAGAAGTTAACCTTACGAAAGACTTTTCTTTTTTTGGGAATCTCAGTTCGGTGGCGGCGGGGACGGACTATTCCACCTCAACGAAAAATTCCAAAGGGGATTTCACAAGTCTTGGTACAGGGAATATTGCGAACCCTCAGGTCAATGCGCCGTTTCCTCCAGGTTTTCTCAATCCTCCTACGTTCTCAATTCAAGACATACGCATCAATCAAACCGGCGCCTTCGTCCAGGGCCTGCTCCGGCCATTTGCAGGCACAACATTAATGGCAGCTCTCCGGCAGAACTGGCTCACCCAGCAGGACGGGTCAACAAACAACGGAGGGCCTGGAAACCCAAAGGGTTTAAACGACTCTAAACTGACTCCGCAGATCGGACTATCACAGCGTCTGATTGAGGGGCTCAATATTTACGCTCTTTATGGGCAGAGTTTTCAGGCAAACATAGCCGCTACTCAAGATGGGAGCTTATTGGGTCCTGTTACCGGTCAGACGATAGAGTTCGGCAGTAAGTGGGAAGCGCTGGGACAACGGATCCGCCTCACGGCGGCGCTCTTTCGTACAGACCTCGACAACATCGCCACTCCTGATCCAAGTAATCCGCTTTTTGTAATAGGTGGACAGAGCCAGCGCAACCAGGGATTCGAATTCGAGGCACGTGGAGCACTCCTTCCAGAATTACAAGTCAACCTGGCCTATACATTTCTCGACACCGAAATCACTAAGAGCACAATTCCTACCGCCGTTGGAACGCAGGCTTATAATTCCCCTAAGCATACGGTTAGCGCCTTTGGCAGCTACGATTTCTCTAAACTTCTGACCAACGGGCTGAAGCTTGGTGCTGTCGTTTACTACCGTACTCAGGTTATAGGGTTCTCACCACAGGACGCTTACGAAGGCTACACGAGAGCGGACGTATTTGCGATCTATACGCCGCTCAAGTGGATTAGTTTACAGCTCAATCTTAATAACGTATTCAATGGTAGGTACGTGGAAGGTCCTTTCTCCTACACGGGTTATAACCATTTTGGACCGCCGCGACATGTGATCGGCATGCTGCGAATGACGTTCTAG
- a CDS encoding sigma-70 family RNA polymerase sigma factor: MTIKGKSIKLSDFFEEYYGELVSHFTRKLRSGSLASEIIHETYLRARTLGSTFHIDNPRAYLYRIATNLATDLFRKDQIRSTYFSPEPLHELLRYQAPSAETMVADKQRLALLLRSIDELPPRCREVLILRKLEELDNGQIAQRLGISRSMVEKHLRKALLYCRNRLDQDA, encoded by the coding sequence TTGACCATCAAAGGCAAATCCATAAAGCTCTCGGATTTCTTCGAAGAGTATTACGGTGAGCTGGTCTCGCATTTTACAAGGAAACTGCGCTCGGGCTCGCTGGCCTCCGAAATCATTCATGAAACTTATCTCCGTGCCAGAACTCTCGGCTCGACGTTTCACATAGACAATCCACGCGCGTATCTATACCGAATTGCTACAAATCTGGCGACGGATCTCTTTCGAAAAGACCAAATTCGGTCCACCTATTTCAGCCCCGAGCCGCTTCACGAGCTGCTCCGCTATCAGGCTCCGTCTGCCGAAACCATGGTGGCGGATAAACAACGTTTGGCGCTGCTCCTCCGTTCCATCGATGAACTGCCACCGCGCTGTCGGGAAGTCCTGATTCTGCGAAAGCTCGAGGAGTTGGATAATGGCCAAATCGCACAGCGCTTAGGAATATCTCGTAGCATGGTCGAGAAGCACCTTCGCAAAGCGCTCCTGTATTGCCGAAACCGGCTGGATCAAGATGCCTGA
- a CDS encoding tetratricopeptide repeat-containing sulfotransferase family protein, which yields MTQQTPNTLPTLLHAINAALGRGDSTSALGLCDERLALVPDDAEAQRYRGQIYARQGDFEAARSAARLATELTPNDPRAWSDLGRVWALSNDWPAAVHCFRQSVGLDADYADGWHNLGAALKQMDERERALSCLQRALTIEHTRADTYLAMGGLLIEDGQLDEALWCFDRAAAHAPDSTRARNRLAQELSDCGQVVQATELFRSSLNGNPSDVDAWFGLGHAMEDLGRADLASLCYLNVLKWQRGHGLALGHYLSLVKDDTSETASWVTHAIQAVAHHETPEEAKALIGYGLAKYYDRRGQYADAAHVGLAANAARRRKAGVLDRRALQRRVDGIRQTYTTDFFSERRRLGIGTDQPVFIVGLPRSGTTLIEQILSAHPRMHGAGELPDLARLVVQSMGGRKQAPWQAASFLEDEMASRLLAHEYLRALRRNAPSDSVRISDKQPLNYFHLAFAALLFPNARVIHCRRDVRDNAFSIWMENFNADQHYATDFDDLAFFISQERRILAHWQAVLPLPILNVQYEDVVADLEGQARRLTDFLGAPWSDECLKFHQNNRAVQTPSRWQVRQPIYTKSVGRWKTYAPYLPDLEQAFACLEHSR from the coding sequence ATGACGCAGCAGACTCCGAACACACTTCCGACATTGCTCCATGCGATCAACGCCGCCCTGGGGCGCGGCGATTCCACCTCAGCCCTGGGCCTGTGCGACGAGCGGCTTGCACTCGTACCAGACGATGCTGAGGCGCAGCGGTATCGTGGCCAGATCTATGCTCGGCAGGGCGACTTTGAAGCAGCTCGTTCTGCAGCGAGGCTCGCCACCGAACTGACGCCGAATGATCCGCGCGCCTGGTCCGATCTCGGACGTGTGTGGGCCCTGTCCAACGATTGGCCAGCCGCCGTCCACTGCTTCCGCCAGTCGGTAGGTCTCGATGCCGACTACGCCGATGGCTGGCATAATCTAGGCGCCGCCCTCAAACAGATGGACGAGCGTGAGCGGGCGCTGTCCTGCCTGCAACGGGCGCTTACGATTGAGCACACTCGCGCCGATACATATTTGGCAATGGGCGGGCTCCTCATCGAAGACGGTCAGCTCGATGAAGCCCTCTGGTGCTTTGACCGGGCCGCCGCCCACGCACCTGATTCCACACGGGCTCGCAATCGGCTGGCGCAGGAACTCTCCGACTGCGGCCAAGTTGTGCAGGCCACAGAGTTGTTCCGTTCCTCTCTCAACGGCAACCCTAGTGATGTTGATGCGTGGTTCGGGCTAGGTCACGCGATGGAAGATCTTGGCCGCGCCGATTTGGCTTCGCTCTGCTATCTCAATGTGCTTAAGTGGCAACGCGGGCATGGGCTGGCGCTAGGACACTATCTCAGCTTGGTGAAAGATGACACCAGCGAGACAGCCTCCTGGGTCACCCACGCGATTCAGGCAGTAGCGCATCACGAAACACCAGAGGAAGCCAAAGCCCTCATAGGCTACGGCCTTGCCAAGTATTACGATCGGCGAGGCCAATATGCTGACGCCGCTCACGTGGGACTCGCAGCGAACGCGGCTCGCCGGCGCAAAGCGGGAGTGCTTGACCGACGAGCTTTGCAGCGGAGGGTTGATGGAATCAGGCAAACCTATACGACTGATTTTTTTTCCGAACGCCGGCGGTTGGGCATTGGCACGGATCAGCCGGTCTTCATCGTCGGCCTCCCGCGCTCGGGTACCACACTCATCGAACAGATCCTCTCCGCTCATCCGCGCATGCACGGAGCCGGCGAGCTACCCGATCTCGCCCGTCTGGTGGTTCAATCAATGGGTGGCAGGAAGCAAGCGCCTTGGCAGGCGGCATCCTTCTTAGAGGATGAGATGGCCAGCCGACTGTTGGCTCATGAATATCTGCGAGCGCTCCGTCGCAATGCTCCTTCGGACAGCGTGCGTATCAGTGACAAGCAGCCGCTCAATTACTTTCATCTGGCTTTCGCCGCACTGCTCTTTCCAAACGCTCGGGTGATCCACTGCCGACGGGACGTGCGGGATAATGCATTCTCGATCTGGATGGAGAACTTCAATGCCGATCAGCACTATGCGACAGACTTCGACGATCTGGCATTCTTTATCTCTCAGGAGCGTCGGATCCTGGCGCATTGGCAAGCCGTGCTGCCGCTACCAATTCTCAATGTGCAGTACGAGGACGTTGTGGCTGATTTGGAAGGTCAGGCGCGGCGGCTGACCGACTTTCTAGGTGCACCTTGGAGCGACGAATGCCTGAAGTTTCACCAAAACAACCGGGCTGTCCAGACCCCTAGTCGCTGGCAGGTACGTCAGCCGATCTATACGAAATCAGTCGGTCGATGGAAGACCTACGCTCCCTATTTACCGGATCTTGAGCAGGCGTTCGCCTGTTTGGAGCACTCCCGCTGA
- a CDS encoding FecR domain-containing protein: MRVTEKQSGSSSRSIREQAIDWCLHLESQEANAHDRLGFEAWLREDPVHRQEYEEAAKVWSDIDQVKPLWAEARRRAVQHAAAVGSDQPFDPPRPRLLGWHGWAPVMGIVLAVCAFTFWWIWEAPAPMQHYRTAKGEQHTLRLEDGSTVVMNTDSALTVQLSKHKRMVTLQQGEALFTVSHDEQRPFTVIAKNGLIRDIGTQFLIHAFPEHVEVSVLEGVVEVDIPNAKTFTSRTGKLQRLAQGEYAEYTSAGQLSSVHAFDAETALAWTRQLLVFNNAPLEEVLKEWGRYRTEELRLLSSNLRTLPVNGKFRIDHMESFLQALEEALAIKAHRVNANLIILDRQLRS, translated from the coding sequence ATGCGTGTGACTGAGAAACAGAGCGGCTCCTCATCGCGTTCCATACGCGAACAAGCCATCGATTGGTGTTTGCATCTGGAATCACAGGAGGCAAATGCCCACGATCGCCTAGGCTTCGAAGCCTGGTTACGTGAAGATCCGGTCCATCGGCAGGAATATGAAGAGGCAGCCAAAGTGTGGAGCGATATTGACCAGGTCAAACCGCTCTGGGCAGAGGCTCGTCGGCGAGCCGTTCAGCACGCAGCCGCCGTTGGAAGTGATCAGCCGTTCGATCCTCCGCGTCCGAGACTGCTCGGTTGGCATGGATGGGCGCCGGTCATGGGAATTGTCTTGGCAGTCTGTGCATTCACCTTCTGGTGGATATGGGAAGCGCCGGCTCCGATGCAGCACTATCGTACGGCCAAAGGTGAACAACACACTCTTCGTCTGGAGGACGGCTCCACTGTCGTCATGAACACGGATTCGGCGTTAACCGTGCAACTCTCAAAACACAAGCGCATGGTTACGCTGCAACAGGGAGAAGCATTGTTTACGGTTTCGCACGACGAACAGCGCCCGTTCACGGTGATTGCGAAGAACGGCCTCATTCGCGACATCGGCACTCAGTTTCTCATCCACGCGTTTCCCGAGCATGTTGAGGTGTCCGTGCTGGAGGGTGTCGTCGAAGTCGACATTCCGAATGCGAAGACTTTCACCTCTCGCACCGGCAAACTCCAACGGCTCGCTCAGGGCGAATACGCGGAGTATACCTCCGCGGGTCAGCTGTCCTCCGTCCACGCGTTCGATGCAGAAACTGCCTTGGCATGGACCAGGCAGCTTCTCGTCTTCAACAATGCTCCGCTCGAAGAGGTCCTGAAAGAATGGGGCCGATACAGAACCGAAGAACTGCGATTACTGAGTTCGAATCTGCGCACTCTTCCAGTCAATGGCAAGTTCCGTATCGACCACATGGAGAGCTTCCTGCAAGCTCTGGAGGAGGCTCTCGCCATTAAAGCACATCGCGTCAACGCCAACCTCATCATCCTCGATCGCCAGTTGCGTTCCTAA